CTCCGAACCCGTTACGCGGATGCCACGCTCGTTGGCCTTCTCGCAAGCGGTGTCAAACGCCTCGTGCATCGAAGTGATGCTGATGTTGGTGAGGTTGAGCGAAACCTGCGCAATGCCGTATTCCTCAATGTACCAACCGATGCCTTTCACGGCTTTCAGCGCACCTGGTTCGCGCTTCGGTTCGCCTTTCTCGTCCAGCACGATTTCGCCCGTGATCGGGTCGCCCTCGCGCAGCACACGACCATTTTCCCGTAGGTCGAATGCCATGGAATTGGCCCTGCGCACGGAAGTTGTATTGAGATTGATATTGTAAGCCACAAGGAAATCACGCGCGGAAATGGCGGTAACGCCCGAATACTTCACGCGGTCGTTGTATTCATCTGGTCCGAAGTCGGGTTTCCACGCAGGGTCGGCCAGTTTCTTTATCAGCCCTTCGTACTCACCAGCGCGACAAGCAGCCAAGTTTCTGCGTTTCGGTTCTGAGGCTGCGTTCTCGTAGTAATACCCTGAAATGAGCAATTCCTTTCCAACACGCGCACCCAGTTTATGGGCGTATTTCGCCACTTCGTCCATCTCAATATTCGCAATTGGAATCAGTGGACACACATCTGTAGCGCCAAAACGCGGGTGCTCGCCTGTGTGCTTGCTCATGTCAATGAGCTCTGCCGCTTTCTTGATGAGCAGAAAGGCTGCTTCGATCACAGGTTCAGGTTCGCCCACAAACGTGATCACCGTTCGGTTGGTGGCCGCACCAGGGTCGACATTCAGAAGTTTGACGCCTTCCACGGTTTCCACCACGCTGGCAATGGCATTTATCTTGGCTTTGTCGCGTCCTTCAGAGATGTTCGGAACGCATTCTATGAGTTGTTTCATTTTCTTAATGTAGGGGCGTATGGCAATACGCCCAGTTTATAATACGGATTGGTCATGCGGGCGTATTGCCATACGCCCCTACAGCATAGCCATTAATGATAACCGTCTCCACTAAATTACTCCCAAAACTGTAGGGAAT
The DNA window shown above is from Flavobacteriales bacterium and carries:
- the ftcD gene encoding glutamate formimidoyltransferase; amino-acid sequence: MKQLIECVPNISEGRDKAKINAIASVVETVEGVKLLNVDPGAATNRTVITFVGEPEPVIEAAFLLIKKAAELIDMSKHTGEHPRFGATDVCPLIPIANIEMDEVAKYAHKLGARVGKELLISGYYYENAASEPKRRNLAACRAGEYEGLIKKLADPAWKPDFGPDEYNDRVKYSGVTAISARDFLVAYNINLNTTSVRRANSMAFDLRENGRVLREGDPITGEIVLDEKGEPKREPGALKAVKGIGWYIEEYGIAQVSLNLTNISITSMHEAFDTACEKANERGIRVTGSELVGLVPLKAMTAAGKYFLRKQQRSVGVSESELVKIAVKSLGLDDLAPFDPKERIIEYKMRQEDTSKKLVDMSLTAFADETASESPAPGGGSISAYVGALGASLATMVANLSSHKRGWDDRWEEFSVWAEKGQSIKDELLHLVDEDTASFNAIMAAFGLPKGTDAEKIARSEAIQTATKYAIQVPFRVMEVSHSSFGLIKAMAETGNPNSVTDAGVGALCARTAVMGAHLNVKINAAGLKDKEFVTDILARAKRHEDEAIEMEQEILKIVEGKIKLPTV